The following nucleotide sequence is from Chryseobacterium sp. CY350.
TCTGGAAAGATGCATTAACAAACGTTATGCCTCACGTAGAAGTACGTTCTAGAAGAGTAGGTGGAGCAAACTTCCAGATTCCTATGCCGATCAGAGCTGATAGAAAAATTTCTATGGCAATGAAATGGTTAATCCTTTACTCTAAAAAGAGAAATGATAAATCAATGGCTTTGAAATTAGCTAACGAAGTGGTAGCTGCTTCAAGAGAAGAAGGTGCTGCTTACAAGAAAAAATCTGATACTCACAAAATGGCGGAAGCTAATAAAGCTTTCTCACACTTTAAATTCTAATTAGAAATGAGTAG
It contains:
- the rpsG gene encoding 30S ribosomal protein S7; this translates as MRKTKAKKRPLLPDPKFNDQLVTRFVNNLMLDGKKSIAFKIFYDALDIVETKKGETEKTALEIWKDALTNVMPHVEVRSRRVGGANFQIPMPIRADRKISMAMKWLILYSKKRNDKSMALKLANEVVAASREEGAAYKKKSDTHKMAEANKAFSHFKF